The Phytohabitans houttuyneae genome has a segment encoding these proteins:
- a CDS encoding aldo/keto reductase: MQQRPLGRSGLAVSRLALGTMTWGRDTDADDAAAQLKSFLDAGGNLVDTADVYVDGEAESVIGELLGSLVARDDLVIATKAGLRPGAARRRDGSRSHLLGSLDASLRRLGTDHVDLWQVHGYDTDTPLEETLTALDHAVASGRVRYVGVSNFSAWQTARAATWQSAFPGRAPIVATQMEYSLLERGVEREVAPAAAALGLGLLPWSPLGRGVLTGKYRHGRPADSRAASPHFEPFVAPYLEPRCSSIVEAVVTAAGGLGVSPLEVALAWVRDRPGVVAPILGARTVGQLLGALAVEEMELPAEITQALDDVSAIPVGYPERDGSSY, translated from the coding sequence ATGCAGCAGCGACCGCTCGGGCGCAGCGGGCTGGCGGTATCCCGGCTCGCGCTCGGCACCATGACGTGGGGCCGGGACACCGACGCCGACGACGCGGCCGCGCAGCTCAAGAGCTTCCTCGACGCCGGGGGCAACCTCGTCGACACCGCCGACGTGTACGTCGACGGAGAGGCCGAGTCGGTCATCGGCGAGCTGCTCGGCTCGCTGGTCGCCCGCGACGACCTGGTCATCGCCACCAAGGCCGGCCTGCGGCCGGGCGCCGCCCGCCGCCGCGACGGCTCCCGCTCGCACCTGCTGGGCAGCCTCGACGCCTCCCTGCGCCGGCTCGGCACCGACCACGTCGACCTGTGGCAGGTGCACGGGTACGACACCGACACGCCCCTCGAAGAGACGCTCACCGCCCTCGACCACGCCGTCGCCAGCGGCCGCGTGCGGTACGTGGGCGTGTCCAACTTCTCCGCCTGGCAGACAGCCCGCGCCGCGACGTGGCAGTCCGCCTTTCCCGGGCGGGCGCCGATCGTGGCCACCCAGATGGAGTACTCGCTGCTGGAGCGCGGCGTCGAGCGCGAGGTCGCCCCGGCGGCCGCCGCCCTCGGGCTGGGGCTGCTGCCCTGGTCGCCGCTAGGCCGCGGGGTGCTGACCGGCAAGTACCGGCACGGGCGCCCCGCCGACTCGCGGGCGGCCTCGCCGCACTTCGAGCCGTTCGTCGCGCCGTACCTGGAGCCGCGCTGCTCCAGCATCGTCGAGGCGGTGGTCACGGCCGCGGGCGGGCTCGGCGTGTCGCCGCTGGAGGTGGCGCTGGCCTGGGTCCGCGACCGGCCCGGCGTGGTCGCGCCCATCCTCGGCGCCCGCACCGTCGGCCAGCTGCTCGGCGCGCTCGCGGTCGAGGAGATGGAGCTGCCCGCCGAGATCACCCAGGCGCTGGACGACGTGTCCGCGATCCCGGTCGGCTACCCGGAGCGGGACGGCAGCTCGTACTGA
- a CDS encoding undecaprenyl-diphosphate phosphatase: protein MTWVEAIVLGIVQGLTEFLPISSSAHLRITSAIFFKDDAGASFTAVTQLGTEAAVLIYFAKDIYRLAKTWIVGLWDRSVRSTLDYRMAWYVIIGSIPIGVLGFLFKDQIRSAARNLYLVSTTLIVFALILAFAEYWGRKVRTIEQFTMKDGIVMGFAQAMALVPGVSRSGGVVTAGLLLNLTRETATRYSFLLAIPAVVMSGIFSIPDVFDKSGEGLTPSVPQMVVATVIAFALGYASIAWLLRFVAHHTLYAFVLYRVALGSLVLCLLAAGTITAT, encoded by the coding sequence GTGACGTGGGTCGAGGCGATCGTCCTCGGGATCGTGCAGGGGCTGACCGAGTTCCTGCCGATCAGCTCGTCGGCCCACCTGCGGATCACGTCGGCGATCTTCTTCAAGGATGACGCGGGCGCGTCGTTCACCGCGGTCACCCAGCTCGGCACCGAGGCGGCCGTCCTGATCTACTTCGCCAAGGACATCTACCGGCTGGCGAAGACGTGGATCGTGGGGCTGTGGGACCGGTCCGTGCGGTCCACGCTGGACTACCGCATGGCCTGGTACGTGATCATCGGCTCGATCCCGATCGGCGTGCTCGGCTTCCTCTTCAAGGACCAGATCCGCTCCGCGGCCCGCAACCTGTACCTGGTCTCCACCACCCTCATCGTGTTCGCGCTGATCCTCGCGTTCGCCGAGTACTGGGGGCGCAAGGTCCGCACGATCGAGCAGTTCACGATGAAGGACGGCATCGTGATGGGCTTCGCGCAGGCGATGGCGCTGGTGCCGGGCGTGTCCCGCTCGGGCGGCGTCGTCACGGCCGGCCTGCTGCTCAACCTGACCCGGGAGACCGCCACCCGCTACTCGTTCCTGCTCGCCATCCCGGCCGTCGTGATGTCCGGCATCTTCTCCATACCGGACGTGTTCGACAAAAGCGGTGAGGGCCTCACCCCGTCGGTCCCCCAGATGGTGGTGGCGACGGTGATCGCGTTCGCGCTGGGGTACGCGTCGATCGCCTGGCTCCTGCGCTTCGTCGCGCACCACACCCTGTACGCGTTCGTCCTGTACCGGGTCGCGCTCGGCAGCCTCGTCCTGTGCCTTCTCGCGGCGGGCACCATCACCGCGACGTAG
- a CDS encoding DUF5703 family protein — MDYEYAPLRLPPNVDRLTAAAQLAIQAEFSGWELARVRLFRDGTRQVVLRRRRMASELQPGLSY; from the coding sequence ATGGACTACGAGTACGCGCCGCTGCGGTTACCACCGAATGTCGATCGGCTCACCGCCGCGGCGCAGCTGGCGATTCAGGCCGAGTTTTCCGGTTGGGAGCTCGCCCGCGTGCGGCTTTTCCGCGACGGCACCCGACAGGTGGTGCTCCGCCGCCGGCGGATGGCGAGTGAGCTCCAACCCGGACTTTCGTACTGA
- a CDS encoding GDSL-type esterase/lipase family protein: protein MSLPRRMLPRFRPLPALAAALAATLAATLFVAAPAAAADPYPSAMASTGDSITRGFNACGFYVDCTSRSFSTGTEAGVNSHYRRILAANPVISGRNHNDAETGATASDLPAQISLAVSQEVDYVTVLIGANDACAGSEAGMTSVATYRGHIDTALARLKAGRPGARVLIMSIPDIKRLWEVGRGNFLARSAWSLFGICQSMLANPTSTAAADVARRDRVRQRVIDYNAQLAAACAAYGPLCKYDGGAIFNYRFVLSQVSTWDYFHPDTDGQTVLASVSYAAGFAWTPAAAH from the coding sequence ATGTCACTCCCGCGTCGCATGCTGCCCAGATTCCGTCCACTGCCCGCGCTCGCGGCGGCGCTGGCGGCCACCCTCGCCGCCACGCTGTTCGTCGCCGCGCCGGCTGCCGCCGCCGACCCGTACCCGTCGGCGATGGCGAGCACCGGCGACTCCATCACCCGCGGCTTCAACGCCTGCGGCTTCTACGTCGACTGCACGTCGCGCTCGTTCAGCACCGGCACCGAGGCCGGCGTCAACAGCCACTACCGGCGCATCCTGGCGGCCAACCCGGTCATCAGCGGCCGCAACCACAACGACGCCGAGACCGGCGCCACCGCCTCCGACCTGCCCGCCCAGATCAGCCTCGCGGTCAGCCAGGAGGTCGACTACGTGACCGTGCTGATCGGCGCCAACGACGCCTGCGCCGGCTCCGAGGCGGGGATGACGTCGGTCGCCACGTACCGCGGGCACATCGACACCGCCCTCGCCCGACTCAAGGCCGGCCGCCCCGGCGCCCGCGTGCTCATCATGAGCATCCCGGACATCAAGCGGCTGTGGGAGGTCGGCCGGGGCAACTTCCTGGCCCGCAGCGCCTGGTCGCTGTTCGGCATCTGCCAGTCGATGCTCGCCAACCCCACCTCCACCGCCGCCGCCGACGTGGCCCGCCGCGACCGCGTGCGGCAGCGCGTCATCGACTACAACGCCCAGCTGGCGGCCGCGTGCGCGGCGTACGGCCCGCTGTGCAAGTACGACGGCGGCGCCATCTTCAACTACCGGTTCGTCCTGTCCCAGGTGAGCACGTGGGACTACTTCCACCCGGACACCGACGGCCAGACCGTGCTCGCCTCGGTCAGCTACGCAGCCGGCTTCGCCTGGACCCCGGCCGCCGCCCACTAG
- a CDS encoding M20/M25/M40 family metallo-hydrolase, which translates to MSTPVDEVVDICRDLLRIDTTNTGDNATSAGERAAAEYVAAKLDEVGIASTIHESAPGRASVVARIEGTDPGRDALLVHGHLDVVPAQADEWTVHPFGGEIRDGFLWGRGAIDMKDFDAMVLAVARDWARTGVRPPRDIVLAFTADEEAGGEYGAHFLVDKHRDLLDGCTEAIGEVGGFSYTVTKDLRLYLVETAEKGINWLRLHARGRPGHGSMVHDDNAVTALAEAVARVGRHRFPLVVTPTVRAFLAELSDALGIELDPDDPELAIGKLGPIANMIGATLRNTANPTRLEAGYKDNVIPGRASATIDCRTLPGQADLFLEQLREVIGPDVEIEHVQRQPAIETTFDGALVDAMAAALRAEDPGARPVPYMLSGGTDAKAFQRLGIRCFGFAPLQLPPDLNFSALFHGIDERVPVEGLQFGVRVLDRFLRNS; encoded by the coding sequence ATGAGCACACCGGTCGACGAGGTCGTCGACATCTGCCGCGACCTTCTGCGCATCGATACGACGAACACCGGCGACAACGCCACCAGTGCGGGCGAGCGGGCCGCCGCCGAGTATGTGGCGGCGAAGCTGGACGAGGTGGGCATCGCCTCGACGATCCACGAGTCGGCGCCCGGGCGGGCCAGCGTCGTGGCCCGCATCGAGGGTACGGACCCCGGGCGCGACGCGTTGCTGGTCCATGGGCACCTCGACGTCGTGCCGGCGCAGGCGGACGAGTGGACGGTGCACCCGTTCGGGGGTGAGATCCGCGACGGCTTCCTGTGGGGGCGCGGCGCGATCGACATGAAGGACTTCGACGCGATGGTCCTGGCCGTCGCGCGGGACTGGGCGCGCACCGGGGTGCGGCCGCCGCGGGACATCGTGCTCGCGTTCACGGCGGACGAGGAGGCCGGCGGCGAGTACGGCGCGCACTTCCTCGTCGACAAGCACCGTGACCTGCTCGACGGCTGCACCGAGGCGATCGGCGAGGTGGGCGGCTTCTCGTACACGGTGACCAAGGACCTGCGCCTCTACCTGGTGGAGACCGCCGAGAAGGGGATCAACTGGCTGCGCCTGCACGCCCGCGGGCGCCCCGGGCACGGCTCGATGGTCCACGACGACAACGCGGTCACCGCGCTCGCCGAGGCGGTCGCGCGCGTCGGGCGGCACCGCTTTCCGCTGGTGGTGACGCCGACGGTACGGGCGTTTCTCGCCGAGCTGTCGGACGCGCTCGGCATCGAGCTGGACCCCGACGACCCGGAGTTGGCGATCGGCAAGCTCGGCCCGATCGCCAACATGATCGGCGCGACGCTCCGCAACACCGCCAACCCGACCCGCCTCGAGGCCGGGTACAAGGACAACGTCATCCCCGGGCGCGCGTCGGCCACCATCGACTGCCGCACCCTGCCCGGCCAGGCCGACCTCTTCCTGGAGCAGCTGCGCGAGGTGATCGGCCCCGACGTGGAGATCGAGCACGTGCAGCGGCAGCCGGCGATCGAGACCACGTTCGACGGCGCGCTGGTGGACGCGATGGCGGCCGCGCTGCGGGCCGAGGACCCGGGCGCGCGGCCGGTGCCGTACATGCTCTCCGGCGGCACCGACGCCAAGGCCTTCCAGCGGCTGGGCATCCGCTGCTTCGGGTTCGCACCACTACAGCTGCCACCCGACCTGAACTTTTCCGCGCTGTTCCATGGCATTGACGAGCGGGTGCCGGTCGAGGGACTACAGTTCGGCGTGCGTGTACTCGACCGATTTCTGCGCAACTCCTGA